The uncultured Trichococcus sp. DNA segment CGGGAAGAATTAAAACAAAAAGTTTTAGAAAGCAGTGAAGACCTTGTATAAAATACTGAAACCAAATGACGTGATCGGCATCATCGGCGGGGGACAATTAGGACGCATGCTGGCACAGTCCGCGAAGAGGATGGGGTTCACCGTCGGGATTTTGGATCCGGGCGAAAATTGCCCGGCAGCCCAAGTAGCGGATTGGCACATCCAAGCGGCATACGCTGATGCGGTGGCTCTGCGCGAATTGGCCGAAAAATCCGATGTCGTGACATTCGAATTTGAGAATATCGATGCGGCAGCCCTGCAGGAAGTGGAAACACTGTCCAACATTCCGCAAGGCAGCGGAATTTTGACGATCACGCAGGACCGCATCAAGGAGAAGGAATTCCTTCAATCCGCTGGGGTATCGATCGCGCAATTCGCTGTAGTTGAAAACGCGGAACAACTGGATGCTGCCATCGGCAAAATCGGCTATCCGAGTGTTTTAAAAACGACCCGTTTCGGGTATGATGGTAAGGGACAGGTTGTCCTGAAAACGGAAGCGGACAAAGAGGAAGCCATGAAGTTGGCGGCGGACAGCATCTGCGTTTTGGAGGCCTGGGTTCCCTTCACCAAAGAACTTTCGGTCATGATTGTACGCAACCAAAAAGGTGAAGCTACGGTATTCCCGGTTTCCGAAAATATCCATATCAATAATATTCTGCACGAATCGATCGTGCCGGCCCGCGTCACATCCGCGGTAGCCGAAAAAGCAAACAAAGCGGCCCACCAGATCGCCGATGCGCTGCAGTTGGTTGGTACGTTGGGCATCGAAATGTTCCTGACTGCGGATGACACGATCTTCATCAATGAGTTGGCGCCGCGTCCGCATAATTCGGGCCATTACACAATCGAAGCCATGAACGTTTCCCAATTTGATGCCCACATCCAAGCAGTCGCCGGATTGCCGATGCCGACAGCGCGGCAATTGTCGCCTGCCATCATGGTCAACATCCTGGGACAGCATATGGCAGGCACAATCGCATTGCGGGAAGAAAAAGCGGATTGGTTTTTCCATTACTACGGCAAAGCGGAATCACGCACAGACAGAAAAATGGGACATATCACCATTTTGACGGATGATCAAGAAGCAACCTTAAAAGAAATAGACAACACCCGAATCTGGAACGGAGGAAAAATTTAAAATGATTACACGTTATACACGCCCTGAGATGGCTGAGGTTTGGTCCGAATACAATCGTTACAAATGCTGGCTGGAGGTCGAGATCCTGGCTGATGAAGCTTGGGCTGCCTTAGGCGAAATCCCTGCAGAAGACGTGGCTAAAATCCGCGCAAATGCAACTTTTGACATCGACCGTATCCTTGAAATCGAAAAAGAGACCAGACATGACGTAGTGGCGTTCACGCGCGCCGTTTCCGAATCACTGGGGGAAGAAAGAAAATGGGTCCACTATGGCCTGACGAGTACCGATGTGGTCGATACTGCCTACGGTTACCAATTGAAGCAAGCCAATGATATCCTGCGCAAGGATCTGCAGAACATGCTGGAAATCATCGGCAACAAAGCGAAAGAACACAAAAAGACTGTCTGCATGGGCCGTACGCACGGTGTGCATGCGGAACCTACGACATTCGGATTGAAGCTGGCTACTATGTATTCGGAAATGAAACGCAACATCGAGCGTTTTGAACATGCAGCTAAAGGCGTTGAAGCCGGAAAAATCAGCGGGGCTGTTGGAACTTTCGCAAACATCCCGCCATTCGTGGAGGAGTACGTCTGCGAAAAATTAGGCACAAGACCGCAAGAAATTTCGACGCAGGTGCTGCCGCGCGATCTGCATGCCGAGTACATGGCAACGATCGCTTTGATTGCGACAAGCATCGAGCGCTTCGCAACAGAAATCCGCGGATTGCAGAAATCGGAAACCCGTGAAGTGGAAGAATTCTTCGCGAAAGGGCAAAAAGGTTCTTCCGCTATGCCGCACAAACGCAACCCGATCGGTTCTGAAAATATGGTAGGTCTTGCCCGCGTCATCCGTGGCTACATGGTCACTGCATACGAGAATGTAGGCTTATGGCATGAACGCGATATTTCCCATTCTTCAGCGGAACGGATCATCCTTCCTGACGCAACGACATTGTTGAACTATCAGTTGAATCGTTTTGCGAACATCATCAAGAACTTGACCGTGTTCCCTGAGAATATGCTCCGCAACATGAATGCGACTTTCGGATTGATCTACAGCCAACGCGTGCTGTTGAAATTGATCGATAAAGGCATGAGCCGTGAAGAAGCTTATGACTTGGTACAGCCGAAGACTGCCCTTTCATGGGATAATCAGACCGATTTCCGTCCATTGGTGGAAGCGGACGAAGCCATTATGGCAAAATTAACGAAAGAAGACATCGCTGATGCCTTCAACTATAACTATCACTTGAGTCATGTCGACGAAGTATTCGAAAGACTTGGTTTAGGCGACTGATGGAAAGGCTGGGACTACGGTTCCGGCCTTTTTCTGTTCACTGGATGCCTTGAAATCATTGAAGAAAAACCGGGATTTATTTCAATTTTCATGAAAATTTCATTGACAAGCGGGTGGCAGATGATACAATATAAACGAATGAATCAGGTGTTTATATAAATTAATGTTCGGATTTAGAAAGGGACGGGGACGATGGAAAGAAAAGAATTGCTTTATACTGGGAAAGCTAAAAAGATGTACGCTACAGATCAGGAGAATGTCCTTTGGGCAGAATACCTAAATCAGGCTACCGCATTGAACGGCGTAAAGAAGGACACTATCGAGGGCAAAGGCAGACTCAACAACCAGATCACCGGCCGCATCTTCGAGTATCTGGCTGAAAAGGGAATCGCGAGTCACTATATCCAAGAACTATCAGAAACCGAACAATCAGTGAAAAGAGTCAACATGTACCCATTGGAAGTGGTTGTCCGTAATGTATCCGCAGGCAGCTTCGCGAAACGTTTCGGCATGGAGGAAGGCATCGACTTGCCGTTCCCTGTTTTGGAGTTCTATTACAAAGACGATGCGCTCAATGATCCTTTCATCAATGATGCCCATGTGCAGGTGCTGGGAGCAGCGACGGAAGAAGAAGTTGCGGAAATCAAGCAGCAAGCGCTGAAGATCAATGCAGCCTTGATCGAGATGTTCAAGGCAATCGGCATCCGCCTGATCGATTTCAAAATCGAATTCGGCAAGACAGCTGAGGGAGAAATCATCCTGGCTGATGAAATCTCACCGGATACATGCCGCCTTTGGGATATCGAAACGAACGAACACTTGGATAAAGACATCTACCGCCGTGACCTGGGGGATCTGATCCCGGTCTACGTGGAAGTGCTGGACCGCCTGAACAAAATGTAAGCCAACCGGAACAAAACCAACTAAAAAAACAAAAATAAAAAAAATAAAAGCGAGGAATTTGGACATGTATAAAGTAACCGTGTATGTAACGTATAAAGACTCAGTATTGGATCCGCAAGGGGAAGCCGTGAAGGGTGCCGTCCACCGTATGGGCTACCCGACGATCGAAGATATCCGCATCGGAAAATATTTCGAAATCCAAGTCTCAAAAGATGAAGAGAACGTTGAACAAGTCATCGAAGAGATTTGCGACAAGTTGCTGGCGAACGTGGTTATGGAAACTTACCGTTATGAAATCCAGGAGGTTGAAGCTTAATGAAATTCGCTGTCATCGTTTTTCCTGGATCTAACTGTGATTTAGATATGTATGCAGCCATTAAAGATATTCTTGGAGAAGATGCAGAGTATGTGCAACATTATGAAACAAGCCTTGAAGGTTTCGATGCTGTCCTATTGCCCGGCGGATTCACATATGGCGATTACTTGCGTACAGGTGCGATTGCCCGCTTTGCGAACATCATGAGCGAAGTTGTCCGTTTCGCTGAAGAAGGCAAACCTGTATTCGGCACTTGTAATGGATTCCAGATTTTGGCTGAAGCCGGCTTATTGCCTGGTGCTTTGCGCCGCAATGATACTTTGAAGTTCGTCTGCAAACCGCAGGATCTTAAAGTCGTGAATGCCGATACGCAATTCACTTCCCTCTATAAAGAAGGTGAAATCATCTCTG contains these protein-coding regions:
- the purK gene encoding 5-(carboxyamino)imidazole ribonucleotide synthase, with the translated sequence MKTLYKILKPNDVIGIIGGGQLGRMLAQSAKRMGFTVGILDPGENCPAAQVADWHIQAAYADAVALRELAEKSDVVTFEFENIDAAALQEVETLSNIPQGSGILTITQDRIKEKEFLQSAGVSIAQFAVVENAEQLDAAIGKIGYPSVLKTTRFGYDGKGQVVLKTEADKEEAMKLAADSICVLEAWVPFTKELSVMIVRNQKGEATVFPVSENIHINNILHESIVPARVTSAVAEKANKAAHQIADALQLVGTLGIEMFLTADDTIFINELAPRPHNSGHYTIEAMNVSQFDAHIQAVAGLPMPTARQLSPAIMVNILGQHMAGTIALREEKADWFFHYYGKAESRTDRKMGHITILTDDQEATLKEIDNTRIWNGGKI
- the purQ gene encoding phosphoribosylformylglycinamidine synthase subunit PurQ — protein: MKFAVIVFPGSNCDLDMYAAIKDILGEDAEYVQHYETSLEGFDAVLLPGGFTYGDYLRTGAIARFANIMSEVVRFAEEGKPVFGTCNGFQILAEAGLLPGALRRNDTLKFVCKPQDLKVVNADTQFTSLYKEGEIISVPIAHGEGNYFCDAETLADLKANNQIVFTYANGNPNGSIEDIAGIINKKGNVLGMMPHPERAVEALLGSADGLRLFQSMVENYKKELNK
- the purB gene encoding adenylosuccinate lyase yields the protein MITRYTRPEMAEVWSEYNRYKCWLEVEILADEAWAALGEIPAEDVAKIRANATFDIDRILEIEKETRHDVVAFTRAVSESLGEERKWVHYGLTSTDVVDTAYGYQLKQANDILRKDLQNMLEIIGNKAKEHKKTVCMGRTHGVHAEPTTFGLKLATMYSEMKRNIERFEHAAKGVEAGKISGAVGTFANIPPFVEEYVCEKLGTRPQEISTQVLPRDLHAEYMATIALIATSIERFATEIRGLQKSETREVEEFFAKGQKGSSAMPHKRNPIGSENMVGLARVIRGYMVTAYENVGLWHERDISHSSAERIILPDATTLLNYQLNRFANIIKNLTVFPENMLRNMNATFGLIYSQRVLLKLIDKGMSREEAYDLVQPKTALSWDNQTDFRPLVEADEAIMAKLTKEDIADAFNYNYHLSHVDEVFERLGLGD
- the purS gene encoding phosphoribosylformylglycinamidine synthase subunit PurS — encoded protein: MYKVTVYVTYKDSVLDPQGEAVKGAVHRMGYPTIEDIRIGKYFEIQVSKDEENVEQVIEEICDKLLANVVMETYRYEIQEVEA
- the purC gene encoding phosphoribosylaminoimidazolesuccinocarboxamide synthase — encoded protein: MERKELLYTGKAKKMYATDQENVLWAEYLNQATALNGVKKDTIEGKGRLNNQITGRIFEYLAEKGIASHYIQELSETEQSVKRVNMYPLEVVVRNVSAGSFAKRFGMEEGIDLPFPVLEFYYKDDALNDPFINDAHVQVLGAATEEEVAEIKQQALKINAALIEMFKAIGIRLIDFKIEFGKTAEGEIILADEISPDTCRLWDIETNEHLDKDIYRRDLGDLIPVYVEVLDRLNKM